A region of Mesorhizobium sp. M3A.F.Ca.ET.080.04.2.1 DNA encodes the following proteins:
- the dapF gene encoding diaminopimelate epimerase, whose amino-acid sequence MAGTAPFAKMNGIGNEIIVADMRGRADRVTAAAAIRLNADAATKFDQIMAIHDARTQGTAYYVDILNSDGSGAQACGNGMRCVVQALAAETGQKTFTFETRAGILNAREHGDGSISVDMGKPRFGWQEIPLAEEFRDTRMIELQIGPIDAPVLHSPSVVSMGNPHAIFWVDRDVWSYELDRFGPLLENHPIFPERANITIAQVTSPQTMVIRTWERGAGLTKACGSAACAAVVAAARTKRTGRSVSLITPGGGELHVLWRDDDHVILTGAAEWEFSGSFDPATGAWARDTESAA is encoded by the coding sequence ATGGCAGGCACTGCCCCTTTTGCCAAGATGAACGGCATCGGCAACGAGATCATCGTTGCCGACATGCGCGGTCGTGCCGACAGGGTGACGGCCGCCGCCGCGATCAGGCTCAATGCCGACGCCGCAACGAAGTTCGACCAGATCATGGCGATTCATGATGCTCGGACGCAAGGCACCGCCTATTACGTCGATATACTGAATTCCGACGGCTCCGGTGCGCAGGCTTGCGGAAACGGCATGCGTTGTGTGGTCCAGGCGCTCGCCGCCGAGACCGGCCAGAAGACCTTCACCTTCGAGACCCGCGCCGGCATCCTCAATGCCAGGGAACATGGCGACGGCTCGATCTCGGTCGACATGGGCAAGCCGCGCTTCGGTTGGCAGGAGATCCCGCTTGCCGAGGAGTTCCGCGACACCCGCATGATCGAGCTGCAGATCGGACCGATCGACGCGCCGGTTCTGCATTCGCCTTCGGTCGTGTCGATGGGCAATCCGCACGCCATCTTTTGGGTCGACCGCGACGTCTGGTCCTATGAGCTCGACCGCTTCGGCCCGCTGCTGGAAAACCATCCGATCTTTCCCGAGCGCGCCAACATCACCATTGCCCAGGTCACGTCGCCGCAGACGATGGTCATCCGCACCTGGGAGCGCGGCGCCGGCCTGACCAAGGCCTGCGGCTCCGCCGCTTGCGCCGCAGTGGTGGCCGCCGCCCGCACCAAGCGCACCGGGCGCAGCGTGTCGCTGATCACGCCCGGTGGCGGCGAGTTGCATGTGCTCTGGCGCGATGACGACCACGTTATTCTGACCGGCGCCGCCGAATGGGAATTTTCCGGCAGCTTCGATCCCGCGACCGGCGCCTGGGCCCGCGACACCGAAAGCGCCGCCTGA
- a CDS encoding DUF1328 family protein, translated as MIKWIIILLIIAAAASLLGMPALAGAAATGARILIGIVLIIFLLIVLGVFAVT; from the coding sequence ATGATCAAGTGGATCATCATCCTTCTCATCATTGCCGCTGCCGCGAGCCTCCTCGGCATGCCGGCGCTCGCCGGCGCCGCTGCCACGGGCGCGCGCATCCTGATCGGCATCGTCCTCATCATCTTCCTGCTGATCGTCCTCGGCGTCTTCGCAGTGACTTAG